A single region of the Anaerolineales bacterium genome encodes:
- a CDS encoding GAF domain-containing sensor histidine kinase, producing the protein MTNVSTEPGDERLNALGEALSALTEEFTLEHILRRLAEIAGKLVKAKYAALGVPDGVGGLAQFITYGMADDQLAHMDKQPRGHGLLGALSATSALIRLNDMQSDPRSTGFCSNHPLMTSFLGVPILARGRHLGNLYLCDRLDGKPFDEEDERIIRLLSAYAAIAIENARTAEQLRKLAVVEERDRISMELHDGIIQSIYAIGIKLELMRLSHAGDTEITGQVNAVNSDLDRVIDDLRRYIANLRAGVEFTLNLRQQMDEIRARFEEVSSARLVMDLSSSFTGLTEAVVHALIQITREAFSNVVRHAQATEVYFDLHETHDTISLVISDNGIGYDSIAVQPGIGLHNIRQRVQHLGGIVQVIAHPGRGVTIEVTLPIG; encoded by the coding sequence ATGACAAATGTTAGTACAGAACCTGGCGATGAACGGTTGAATGCTCTTGGTGAGGCACTTTCAGCCCTAACGGAAGAATTCACCCTCGAACACATCCTCCGCCGCTTGGCGGAAATTGCCGGGAAACTGGTGAAGGCGAAGTATGCGGCGCTCGGCGTTCCCGATGGCGTTGGCGGTTTGGCGCAGTTCATCACCTATGGCATGGCAGACGATCAGCTTGCTCATATGGACAAACAACCGCGTGGTCACGGCTTGCTTGGCGCGTTGTCGGCAACCTCCGCGCTAATCCGCTTGAATGATATGCAAAGCGATCCGCGCTCAACTGGGTTTTGCAGCAACCATCCGCTGATGACGAGTTTCCTCGGTGTTCCCATTCTTGCGCGGGGGCGGCATTTAGGCAATCTTTACCTGTGTGATCGCTTGGATGGCAAACCCTTTGATGAAGAAGATGAACGGATCATCCGCCTTCTTTCTGCCTATGCTGCCATTGCCATTGAAAACGCCCGCACCGCCGAACAACTGCGCAAACTTGCCGTTGTCGAGGAACGGGATCGCATCAGCATGGAACTTCACGATGGAATCATCCAATCGATCTATGCCATCGGCATCAAGCTGGAACTCATGCGTCTGAGTCATGCCGGTGATACGGAGATCACTGGACAGGTGAACGCCGTGAACAGCGATTTGGATCGGGTCATTGATGATCTGCGCCGTTACATCGCAAACTTGCGGGCTGGTGTGGAATTCACCCTCAATTTACGCCAGCAGATGGATGAGATTCGGGCGCGTTTTGAAGAAGTTTCTTCGGCGCGGTTGGTGATGGATTTATCGTCTAGCTTTACGGGACTAACCGAAGCAGTCGTTCACGCTCTGATTCAGATCACCCGCGAGGCGTTTTCAAATGTCGTCCGCCATGCACAGGCAACAGAAGTTTACTTCGATCTCCATGAAACTCATGACACGATCTCGCTGGTCATTTCCGACAACGGCATTGGCTATGACTCCATCGCCGTTCAGCCCGGGATTGGCTTGCATAACATCCGTCAGCGCGTTCAACACTTAGGTGGGATTGTTCAGGTGATCGCCCATCCGGGGCGCGGCGTGACCATCGAAGTGACCTTGCCTATAGGCTAA
- a CDS encoding response regulator transcription factor, which yields MTINHHIRVLIADDHEVVRMGIRTLLSQHPHLHVIAEAASGEDAIQMAIEHHPDVAVLDVRMPGMSGVEACAQIIRQVPTTRVVMLTSYAEDDLLFAAIRAGASGYVLKRIGSDDLVRTIEAVGRGESAIDPSMTAAIFREVREAEKHRESAVFADLTAQEMRVLALIADGLTNREIAGRLFLGEGTVRNYVSNLLSKLHLANRAEAAAFAVQHHVKEYLSEG from the coding sequence ATGACCATTAACCACCATATCCGGGTATTGATCGCTGATGATCATGAAGTTGTACGGATGGGGATTCGCACCCTTCTGAGCCAACACCCTCACTTGCATGTCATTGCCGAGGCAGCCAGCGGCGAGGATGCTATCCAAATGGCGATAGAACATCATCCCGATGTCGCCGTTTTGGATGTGCGAATGCCGGGCATGTCTGGCGTTGAGGCGTGCGCTCAGATCATCCGCCAAGTGCCAACGACGCGGGTTGTCATGTTGACCAGTTATGCGGAGGATGATCTACTCTTTGCCGCCATTCGCGCCGGCGCATCGGGCTATGTCTTGAAGCGCATCGGCAGCGACGACCTTGTGCGCACGATTGAAGCCGTAGGGCGTGGCGAATCGGCAATCGATCCCTCCATGACGGCGGCGATCTTTCGGGAAGTTCGTGAAGCAGAAAAACACCGCGAATCGGCTGTGTTTGCCGACCTGACCGCGCAAGAAATGCGCGTTTTGGCGCTGATTGCCGATGGGCTGACGAACCGCGAGATTGCCGGGCGGCTTTTTCTTGGCGAGGGAACAGTGCGCAACTATGTGAGCAACCTCTTAAGCAAGCTGCACCTTGCCAACCGCGCCGAAGCCGCCGCCTTTGCCGTGCAGCATCATGTGAAAGAGTACCTTTCGGAAGGGTGA
- a CDS encoding ABC transporter permease produces the protein MHSETLSPPADTSTPERRSRLGMLWKNARKSYILRSIAQGLFTLWAVTTFTFVLIRFLPGNPVDIKIQQLINSQNLTYEEAARQAAGLFPFDPSEPVVTQYMRFMGNLLRGDLGKSITSPSTTVVSQIAEFLPWTLFSVGLGLLISFTLGTLIGVAIAYWRGGLFDNIVTFFSSILYGIPDFVIALLIILIGGVQLGLFKPGSLQGGSDPGIPPGFTPEYISSLLRHVFLPLVTYLTTTIGGWILTMKSSTITTLGEDYITVAKARGLSQRRILLGYVGRNALLPQVTRLAISVGFILGGSVIIETIFNYPGLGRTLSNAIIARDYTTMQGVFLAIAMAVILSNMLADLLYGMLDPRVRVGGGSSR, from the coding sequence ATGCACAGTGAAACACTCTCCCCACCAGCGGATACCTCTACCCCAGAGAGGCGTTCTCGGCTTGGTATGCTCTGGAAGAATGCCCGCAAAAGTTATATCTTGCGATCCATTGCGCAAGGGCTGTTTACGCTCTGGGCGGTGACAACCTTCACTTTTGTTTTGATTCGCTTTTTGCCCGGCAACCCTGTAGACATCAAAATTCAACAACTGATCAACAGCCAAAACCTGACCTATGAGGAAGCCGCCCGCCAAGCCGCCGGGTTGTTTCCCTTTGATCCAAGCGAACCGGTGGTTACCCAATACATGCGCTTTATGGGAAACTTGCTGCGAGGGGATTTGGGAAAATCGATCACCTCGCCCAGTACAACAGTGGTGTCCCAAATTGCCGAATTTTTGCCATGGACGCTCTTTAGTGTCGGCTTGGGGCTGCTGATCAGCTTTACGCTGGGAACGTTAATTGGCGTAGCCATCGCCTATTGGCGCGGCGGGCTGTTCGATAACATCGTCACCTTTTTTTCCTCGATCCTCTATGGGATTCCCGATTTCGTCATTGCCTTGTTGATCATCTTGATTGGCGGTGTCCAATTAGGTTTGTTCAAGCCGGGGAGTTTGCAAGGCGGCTCTGATCCCGGGATTCCGCCGGGCTTTACCCCCGAATACATCAGCAGTTTGCTTCGGCATGTCTTTTTACCGCTGGTGACTTATCTCACCACAACGATTGGCGGCTGGATTTTGACCATGAAAAGCAGCACGATCACCACGCTTGGCGAAGATTACATCACAGTGGCAAAGGCACGAGGGCTTTCCCAACGGCGGATTTTGCTTGGCTATGTGGGACGCAATGCCCTGCTTCCGCAGGTCACTCGTTTGGCGATTAGTGTGGGGTTCATCCTCGGTGGGTCGGTCATTATTGAAACCATTTTTAATTATCCTGGCTTAGGGCGGACGCTCAGCAATGCCATTATCGCCCGTGATTACACAACGATGCAGGGTGTCTTTCTCGCCATTGCTATGGCGGTGATCCTCTCGAATATGCTTGCCGATTTACTCTATGGGATGCTTGATCCGCGTGTGCGGGTGGGGGGAGGATCATCACGATGA
- a CDS encoding ABC transporter permease — protein MTPGTPSGIIAASPVGLLIGALCGLIPLLIAFRYKRYRIGVGGFLACLFSGFACGALGGVPMILLASAVVISYVYVDRQDPFTSRESLENVDFSESNSEFFLRQMARLGMSLRSYWRGLTRNRAGFLGFLGLLFFFLLLTIGPLFIRYESAPQLSRAKPGAGTGFHPPSAEFPLGLDWAGRSVLSHMIYGGQPLIVTAIQAGAITTLIAVTLGALAALLGGVFDQVLSGLANFILTIPQFPLLIVLASIITFDNRLYLALLLGLLDWPVLMRAIRAQVLSLRERDFIQAAIALDLGLPHLIFREVLPNLISYIVVNMIFSIRAAVYALVGLTYLGMVPFKEPDWAVLILNARQRGAIFNVDAISTILSPILAIALFQLSLVLFTRSLEEIFNPRLRSGL, from the coding sequence ATGACACCGGGAACACCAAGTGGGATCATCGCGGCTTCCCCTGTTGGGCTGCTCATTGGGGCGCTGTGCGGACTTATCCCCCTATTGATCGCCTTCCGTTACAAACGCTACCGCATCGGCGTGGGAGGGTTTTTGGCGTGTTTGTTCAGCGGCTTCGCCTGTGGTGCGTTGGGCGGTGTGCCGATGATTTTGCTGGCGTCCGCCGTTGTCATTTCTTATGTGTATGTCGATAGGCAAGACCCCTTCACCTCACGGGAATCCTTAGAGAACGTCGATTTCAGCGAATCGAACAGCGAATTTTTTCTTCGTCAAATGGCACGTTTGGGGATGTCTCTGCGTTCGTATTGGCGAGGGTTGACCCGCAACCGAGCGGGCTTTCTCGGCTTTTTGGGGCTGCTGTTCTTCTTTTTGCTGCTCACCATTGGTCCCCTGTTTATCCGTTATGAGAGTGCGCCGCAGCTGAGCCGCGCCAAACCCGGCGCCGGAACAGGCTTTCACCCCCCCTCCGCAGAGTTCCCCTTAGGCTTGGATTGGGCGGGGCGGAGCGTCTTAAGCCATATGATCTACGGCGGACAGCCGCTCATCGTGACGGCTATCCAAGCCGGCGCAATCACCACCCTGATCGCTGTCACCTTAGGGGCGTTGGCGGCGCTACTTGGGGGGGTCTTTGATCAAGTCTTGAGCGGTCTCGCCAATTTCATCCTGACCATTCCCCAATTTCCGCTGCTCATTGTCTTGGCGTCGATCATCACCTTTGACAACCGCCTTTATCTGGCGCTTTTATTAGGGTTGTTGGATTGGCCCGTCCTTATGCGGGCGATTCGCGCACAGGTGCTAAGCCTGCGCGAGCGTGATTTTATTCAGGCGGCAATCGCCCTTGATTTAGGCTTGCCCCATCTTATTTTCCGCGAGGTGCTTCCCAACCTGATCAGTTACATCGTCGTCAACATGATTTTTAGCATCCGCGCCGCCGTTTACGCCCTCGTCGGCTTAACCTATTTGGGTATGGTGCCCTTCAAGGAACCAGATTGGGCGGTGTTGATCCTGAATGCACGGCAGCGGGGGGCAATCTTCAACGTCGATGCGATCAGCACGATTCTTTCGCCCATTTTGGCAATTGCTCTGTTTCAGTTATCGCTTGTTTTGTTCACCCGCTCGTTGGAAGAAATCTTTAATCCACGCTTGCGCAGTGGGTTATAA
- a CDS encoding Uma2 family endonuclease, translating to MTAAPHTPTTVRLTNEAFWAFCERPENADKQFELIEGIPSEMPQPKWLHQEVVRLVVRLLIRFLDHHPLGACYTDNTAYILAPEVILVPDISFIRTERLAAFVNLPDYPPFAPDLAVEVASPSNTPVDLTEKAALYLKHGTSSVWVIYPEKRAVRFYRPAADGGVYFYDLVGDAVLENDPVLPGFRTPITAFFSPTKTEESPS from the coding sequence ATGACCGCCGCACCCCATACACCAACAACAGTACGCCTGACGAACGAGGCATTTTGGGCATTTTGCGAGCGTCCCGAAAACGCCGATAAGCAGTTTGAACTGATCGAAGGGATTCCTAGTGAGATGCCCCAACCAAAATGGCTTCACCAAGAAGTCGTGCGTTTAGTGGTTCGGCTGTTAATCCGCTTTCTTGATCATCATCCTCTTGGCGCATGTTATACAGATAACACGGCGTATATCCTAGCGCCTGAGGTGATCCTTGTGCCGGATATCTCATTCATTCGCACCGAACGCTTGGCGGCTTTCGTCAACCTACCCGATTACCCCCCGTTTGCCCCCGATCTGGCGGTGGAGGTTGCCTCGCCAAGCAACACGCCGGTAGACCTCACCGAGAAGGCGGCGCTCTACTTGAAACATGGCACATCCAGCGTCTGGGTGATCTACCCCGAAAAACGGGCGGTGCGCTTTTACCGTCCGGCGGCGGATGGCGGGGTCTATTTCTACGATTTGGTGGGGGATGCCGTCTTGGAAAACGATCCTGTTTTGCCCGGTTTCCGCACCCCGATTACGGCGTTCTTCTCGCCCACTAAAACGGAGGAATCCCCTTCGTAG
- a CDS encoding carbohydrate ABC transporter permease — MVTGKKNNELWGRIIFWALVIFIFIYTIFPFYWALVSALKTENEVIRTPATFIPQALTLRSFQAVFLKDTFWRGLLNSTVVALTVVVLALVFGSFAAYALGRLKFKGKRFILYLILSMTLFPQISILPGLFVVMREIGAYGNITSLIISYLIFTLPFTVWVLTAFFRALPGELEQAALVDGCTPFQTFYRILLPLVAPAMVTTGLLAFIAAWNEYLFALTFTFVSPSSQTVTVALANFTGEISRNEPFGEIMAASIVVTVPLISLVLFFQNRIVAGLTAGAVKG, encoded by the coding sequence ATGGTCACCGGAAAGAAGAATAACGAACTTTGGGGGCGCATTATCTTTTGGGCGCTCGTCATTTTCATTTTTATCTACACCATTTTCCCCTTCTATTGGGCGCTGGTCTCTGCGCTTAAAACGGAAAATGAAGTGATCCGCACGCCGGCTACATTTATCCCGCAAGCATTAACCTTGCGAAGTTTCCAAGCAGTTTTTCTGAAAGATACCTTCTGGCGTGGGCTGCTGAACAGCACCGTCGTCGCTCTGACGGTGGTCGTTTTAGCGCTCGTTTTTGGCTCGTTTGCTGCCTATGCACTAGGGCGATTGAAATTCAAGGGAAAACGCTTCATTTTGTACCTCATTCTCTCTATGACGCTCTTTCCGCAGATTTCGATCTTGCCGGGCTTGTTTGTGGTCATGCGGGAGATCGGCGCGTATGGAAACATCACCTCACTGATCATTTCCTACCTCATTTTCACCTTACCCTTCACGGTCTGGGTACTGACGGCGTTCTTCCGCGCCCTACCGGGGGAATTGGAGCAAGCCGCCCTTGTCGATGGCTGTACGCCCTTCCAGACGTTCTATCGCATCTTGCTCCCGCTGGTTGCCCCGGCAATGGTCACAACGGGACTGCTGGCGTTCATCGCCGCGTGGAACGAATACCTCTTTGCTCTCACCTTCACTTTTGTTAGCCCAAGCTCACAAACGGTGACGGTGGCGCTGGCAAACTTTACCGGAGAAATTTCCCGCAACGAGCCATTCGGGGAGATCATGGCGGCATCCATTGTCGTCACTGTCCCTCTGATCTCACTCGTCTTGTTCTTCCAAAACCGGATTGTTGCCGGTCTAACGGCGGGGGCGGTGAAAGGCTAG
- a CDS encoding sugar ABC transporter permease, with protein sequence MPRFDTINARQTRLALLLLLPTFIVLILVAFYPLARTFTASLTDERFAAEEGTVVKNVNFQNYQRLLGIQFVQIPPDETRLPTSLLPRVEATDTYPRYTYSRVGVLQIFSGRTTITAGDGDFVGAILNTVFFTIVSVFLELSFGLGIALVVNTKFRGRGVMRAVMLIPWAIPTAVSTRLWKEMLGDNSSRFLNALLLQTGLIQRSQAWLVDFPFLSIILVDVWKTAPYMALLILAGLQTISADLYEAAAVDGTTVVQRFFRITFPLLMPTILIALIFRTLDALRAFDVFYVLFNRKLLSMASYNYEKLAQDFQYGYASAIGVVIFIIIFAFTILYMSTFQVQED encoded by the coding sequence ATGCCCCGCTTCGACACGATTAATGCACGACAAACGCGCCTTGCGCTGCTTTTGCTCTTGCCTACCTTCATTGTGTTGATTTTGGTCGCCTTTTACCCCCTTGCACGGACATTTACCGCCAGCCTCACCGATGAACGTTTTGCCGCTGAGGAAGGAACTGTCGTCAAAAATGTCAATTTTCAGAACTATCAACGGCTGTTAGGAATTCAATTTGTCCAAATCCCACCAGATGAAACACGCCTGCCTACAAGCCTTCTCCCCCGTGTTGAGGCAACGGATACCTACCCACGTTACACCTATTCGCGGGTAGGGGTGCTTCAAATTTTTAGTGGACGGACGACGATCACCGCTGGGGATGGCGATTTTGTTGGGGCGATCCTCAATACCGTATTCTTCACCATTGTTTCGGTGTTTCTTGAACTCAGTTTTGGCTTGGGTATTGCCCTCGTGGTGAACACGAAGTTTCGTGGGCGCGGTGTCATGCGGGCGGTGATGCTCATCCCATGGGCAATCCCAACCGCAGTCTCCACCCGTTTGTGGAAAGAGATGTTGGGGGATAACAGTTCGCGGTTTCTCAATGCCCTTCTGCTCCAGACGGGGTTGATTCAGAGATCGCAGGCGTGGTTAGTCGATTTTCCGTTCTTGTCGATCATCCTTGTCGATGTATGGAAAACCGCCCCCTATATGGCGCTGCTGATCCTCGCCGGATTGCAGACGATCTCGGCTGATCTCTATGAAGCGGCGGCAGTGGACGGGACGACGGTGGTTCAGCGCTTTTTCCGCATCACCTTCCCGCTGCTGATGCCAACGATTCTGATCGCCCTGATCTTCCGCACGCTGGATGCCCTCCGCGCCTTCGATGTGTTTTACGTCCTCTTTAACCGTAAGCTGTTATCGATGGCGTCCTACAATTACGAGAAATTGGCGCAAGACTTCCAATATGGCTATGCCAGTGCCATTGGCGTGGTGATCTTCATCATCATCTTCGCCTTCACCATCCTGTATATGAGTACCTTCCAAGTTCAGGAAGATTAG
- a CDS encoding S1 RNA-binding domain-containing protein codes for MESNIHAAGEQEPAGEMSPTPADSLANGVIDAAPVAHAETSLPMASVPEDHAPAAAADIDDAATTDSANAVEGAAPADPSDPQVKKGAILKGVIAQTTPTEIMIDLGLKAPAIVPSKEIERMDKETIDALKVGEEVDVFVLNPENRDGYVVVSIARAAEERDWRMAEEHRQNTNVYEGKIDGYNKGGLIVRFGRLRGFVPESQASRDRRMRAAGTDPQEKWGSMRGEDISVKVLEVDRQRNRLILSERDATPQLREQKKEKLLDELQVGDVKVGRVKSVADFGAFVDVGGADGLVHLTEISWKHINHPKDVLKVGQEVEVEVINVDRERKRIGLSIKRREEDPWKVITRKYQEGELVQGTITKLTKFGAFARLVDNPEIEGLIHISELSTQRVTHPKEVVNEGDVLTLRVVKIDSDERRLGLSLKRANSTAYIEADIKRAMSPAREANPGADIADFEAQQLKEGERRRDRKKGGGGSSGGGGKRGGKKGKGDFSDDYGDDYR; via the coding sequence ATGGAGTCCAACATTCACGCCGCAGGCGAGCAGGAGCCGGCAGGGGAAATGTCCCCCACGCCTGCTGATTCGCTGGCAAACGGCGTCATAGACGCCGCCCCTGTGGCACATGCCGAGACCTCGCTCCCAATGGCGAGTGTCCCTGAAGACCACGCCCCCGCTGCTGCTGCTGATATAGATGATGCGGCGACGACGGATTCGGCTAACGCCGTAGAGGGGGCAGCCCCTGCGGATCCTTCCGATCCTCAGGTCAAAAAAGGCGCTATCCTTAAGGGAGTTATCGCCCAGACCACGCCCACCGAGATTATGATTGATTTGGGGCTGAAAGCCCCTGCCATTGTGCCGAGCAAAGAGATCGAGCGCATGGATAAAGAGACGATTGATGCCCTTAAGGTTGGCGAAGAGGTTGATGTGTTTGTCCTCAACCCCGAAAACCGCGATGGGTATGTTGTTGTCTCTATCGCCCGCGCTGCCGAGGAACGCGATTGGCGGATGGCGGAAGAACACCGTCAAAATACGAATGTCTATGAAGGCAAAATTGACGGCTACAACAAAGGCGGCTTGATCGTCCGCTTTGGGCGTTTGCGCGGCTTTGTCCCCGAAAGCCAAGCCAGCCGTGACCGCCGGATGCGTGCAGCCGGCACAGACCCCCAGGAAAAGTGGGGATCGATGCGCGGCGAAGATATTTCGGTGAAGGTCTTGGAAGTGGATCGGCAGCGTAACCGCCTGATTCTTTCCGAGCGCGACGCCACCCCCCAACTTCGGGAGCAGAAGAAAGAAAAACTGCTGGACGAATTGCAAGTGGGCGATGTGAAGGTGGGGCGCGTCAAGAGCGTTGCCGATTTTGGCGCCTTTGTCGATGTTGGCGGGGCAGATGGGCTTGTCCACCTCACCGAAATCTCGTGGAAGCACATCAACCATCCCAAAGACGTGTTGAAGGTAGGGCAAGAGGTTGAGGTTGAGGTGATCAACGTTGACCGCGAACGAAAACGCATCGGCTTGAGCATCAAACGCCGCGAAGAAGACCCCTGGAAGGTGATCACCCGCAAATATCAAGAGGGTGAACTCGTTCAAGGGACGATCACCAAGCTGACCAAGTTTGGCGCTTTTGCCCGCTTGGTGGATAACCCCGAAATTGAAGGGTTGATCCATATCAGCGAACTTTCCACTCAGCGGGTGACGCACCCCAAAGAGGTCGTCAATGAAGGGGATGTGTTGACCCTCCGCGTCGTGAAGATCGACTCCGATGAGCGTCGCCTGGGGCTGAGCTTAAAACGGGCGAACAGCACTGCCTATATAGAAGCCGACATCAAACGGGCGATGAGTCCGGCGAGGGAAGCCAACCCCGGCGCCGATATTGCCGACTTTGAGGCGCAGCAGTTGAAAGAAGGCGAACGCCGCCGTGACCGCAAAAAAGGCGGCGGGGGCAGTAGTGGTGGTGGTGGAAAGCGCGGCGGCAAGAAAGGCAAGGGCGATTTCTCCGACGATTATGGGGATGATTATCGCTAA
- a CDS encoding ribonuclease D codes for MTTSLPPIQMIDSDQSLLRLVERLANEALIAVDTESNSLYAYYERVCLIQISTQTGDWVIDPLALDDLSPLGTIFADPHIEKVFHAAEYDLMCLKRDYEFIFLNLFDTMVTARILGRKAIGLGSLLEDYFDLHMDKRFQKANWSERPLPKDMLRYAQKDTHYLPALRDKLYEELVGRGLLEEALDVFATFAALTPPAASTRHFNPDEVWNMPAARRLNRRQMGALREIAILREEIAQTKDVPPFKVMLDETMVILAESAPQHPRDLSKVRGVTRWISGRYAEDTIAAITRGLNSPPTRRPPPAAQDDALTQTRYNALREWRRKLADARGVESDVIIPKDILLTIARLAPDTREGLAMITTMGAWKRERYGAEIIEVLASVAPPPTPKPKRRRKSTLPKQDT; via the coding sequence ATGACTACATCCTTGCCACCGATTCAAATGATCGACTCCGATCAAAGCCTTCTGCGTCTCGTTGAGCGCCTTGCCAATGAAGCGCTGATCGCCGTAGATACCGAATCGAACAGCCTCTACGCCTACTATGAGCGCGTTTGCCTCATCCAAATCAGCACGCAGACGGGCGATTGGGTGATCGATCCCCTTGCCCTTGATGATTTATCGCCCCTCGGCACGATCTTTGCTGACCCCCATATCGAAAAAGTCTTTCATGCCGCTGAATATGATTTGATGTGCTTGAAGCGGGATTACGAATTCATCTTTCTAAACCTCTTTGATACGATGGTCACTGCGCGGATTTTAGGACGCAAAGCCATTGGGTTGGGCAGCCTTTTGGAAGATTATTTCGACTTACACATGGATAAGCGCTTTCAAAAAGCGAATTGGTCGGAGCGCCCCCTGCCCAAAGACATGCTCCGCTATGCCCAGAAAGACACCCATTACCTTCCCGCCTTGCGAGATAAACTCTATGAGGAATTGGTCGGGCGTGGTCTGCTTGAGGAGGCGCTTGATGTGTTTGCCACCTTTGCCGCACTTACCCCGCCGGCTGCCAGCACCCGCCACTTTAACCCTGATGAAGTCTGGAACATGCCTGCTGCTCGCCGTCTAAACCGCCGCCAGATGGGGGCGCTGCGCGAGATCGCTATCCTCCGTGAGGAAATTGCGCAGACGAAAGACGTTCCTCCCTTCAAGGTGATGCTTGATGAGACGATGGTTATCCTTGCCGAAAGCGCCCCCCAACACCCGCGAGACCTCTCGAAGGTGCGCGGTGTTACGCGCTGGATCAGCGGGCGTTATGCCGAGGATACGATTGCCGCGATCACGCGGGGGTTGAATAGCCCTCCAACCCGCCGCCCACCGCCCGCCGCCCAAGATGATGCCCTCACCCAAACGCGCTACAACGCCCTCCGCGAATGGCGTCGAAAACTTGCCGATGCACGCGGGGTTGAGAGCGACGTGATCATCCCGAAAGACATTCTGCTGACCATTGCCCGCCTTGCCCCCGACACCCGTGAAGGGCTGGCGATGATCACCACGATGGGCGCGTGGAAACGGGAGCGCTATGGGGCAGAGATCATCGAAGTATTAGCGTCTGTTGCCCCGCCCCCCACCCCCAAACCTAAACGGCGGCGCAAATCCACCCTGCCCAAGCAAGATACCTAA
- a CDS encoding SET domain-containing protein, whose product MSYTTATSSSEQRFIEKGVVAKPIGSIGWGLFAETTFAPGEPVFQLELQDESRLSVRLWADAFHKYNDRSVTIIPDFSLCVEPEHPFWYVNHHCEPNSGFVNWGWVEEGKIPFVAHRPIQPGEQIHCDYSLITVPHDGSAQGAPWVMNCLCGDAHCRGELVGFHALPLPLQLAGMLPEEMPRGRIPANVLSYEPALVEILKAYPKQYRSYLDALRQIRDISVFFHRKFDTPGARISA is encoded by the coding sequence ATGAGTTACACGACAGCTACCAGTTCGTCCGAACAACGCTTTATCGAGAAAGGCGTTGTCGCTAAACCTATCGGGTCTATCGGTTGGGGGCTATTTGCCGAGACGACCTTTGCCCCCGGTGAACCTGTTTTTCAGCTTGAACTCCAAGATGAGTCCCGACTAAGCGTTCGCCTTTGGGCGGATGCTTTCCACAAATATAACGACAGGTCGGTCACCATCATCCCCGATTTTTCCCTCTGTGTCGAACCTGAACACCCTTTTTGGTATGTAAATCATCATTGTGAACCAAACAGCGGGTTTGTCAATTGGGGATGGGTAGAGGAAGGAAAGATTCCCTTTGTTGCCCACCGCCCGATTCAGCCCGGTGAGCAAATACACTGTGACTATTCTTTAATTACTGTTCCCCATGATGGCTCGGCGCAAGGGGCGCCCTGGGTGATGAATTGTTTGTGTGGGGATGCCCACTGCCGAGGGGAACTCGTTGGCTTTCACGCCTTGCCCTTGCCGCTTCAATTGGCGGGAATGCTCCCCGAAGAAATGCCTCGCGGACGCATCCCGGCAAATGTCTTGTCCTACGAACCAGCCCTTGTCGAGATTTTGAAAGCCTATCCCAAACAGTATCGCAGCTATCTCGATGCGCTGCGCCAGATACGGGATATTTCCGTGTTTTTCCATCGGAAATTTGATACCCCCGGCGCCCGTATCAGCGCTTAA